The region GGGATTAATTggtataacttaaaaaaatgattacaaatttaaaaagctTTTAGGGAATCTAATTAAACCCATACATACCACTGGCACGTTTGATTTTATATTGTTGGGAAGTATGGGAGAATATCCACGAGAGTTATAATGgactaataaaataaagatttaattttttttttctgttttttatcagaattattttatgtgattattttattttatttttttattatagtctttttttcgttaaaaaaaatcaatgtacTTTCTTTCATGTTGCATCATTTACAATGTGATAATGTAGCAATGACATGTAACAACCGCcttgaatatttataatatcgCATGTCATTTATACTATTTTGTTGTAACTGGCTAAACAGTGTCATtatcaatttaacaaaaaaaaaatcatattaaatccTTTCACCACAAATGAAAACTATATtatagaacaaaaaaaaaattgaacgacCGCATtgaataatttcaataaaatttaggataaaaataacatgaaacctaaaataaattaatccaaaaaattatcatttttacacACAGAATAACACTACacgatttttatatttatcaatgaatttttattgataaaaagaaatctGTCGATAAACCCAAATTGATTGTGGACAgacaaattttagaatttaaactattgatgaatatttttgtcaataaaatttattgataaatttgaatttgtattgttgacaaatatttttacagaTAGTATGAGCAACAATTTATTATCAAgtatgatgattttttttttgtatattaatagAATGTGacgagaagaaaaaaaaaagaatgagaaagaggaagaggaagacaAGAAGGACAAGAAAGGGGAGGAGGAGGCGTATCACCATTGGTGGCGAGAAAAAGGAGGAGGATTCGAAGGTCACATCAACAATGGAGGTGGAGGGGAAGGAGGAGGAGAGGataggaggaagaagaagaggacgaagaagaggaagaaaaaaagaggagGAATaggtggaagaaaaaaaatgaccaaatcaCAATATATACGGATAAATTTTATCGACAACCAAAATTTATTGGTAATTATCGATAGatatttatcaacaaatttgaGATTATTAGTAATTATTGACGAAATTAAGACTATCAGTAATTACtgacaaatatttaatacataattcatataacaatttgaatgtatatgaaatattattaaacttatacaagaaaagaaatgattattattatctCTTTGGCCCAAAATTTAAACCATGCATagatattttttagttttcgAGCATCTAAATAGTCACTTAACTAATAGTACTCTAGAAGATcatcaaaaacaatttttcaaaactatATTTGTTTACTCTAACTACTCCaacatgtttgaaatgtcatttttttacttatatagCACATAATTTCCTAACATGCCCATTATACCACAATTGGACTCTTCTAATCAAACATCAAGTTAAAAAAAGCAACTAATTCTCTTTAAacatttaaaaggaaaatatcaaTACTAATGCACAATCTATATACtaaatatagaataaatttaattcCACTAATATAACCAAAAGTCACATTCTAAAACAATTACAACTTAAAATACatcaattaaatcacataaCAAGATAAAATCTCAACACTTCTAAAAGTATTATATATGTTCCAAGccaataaaaacataattacaaaCTCAAATCAATTCAAACACTTCAAAGTAAAATACTAACAATATTAACAAAAGATACTTCATGAATCATAATTAATCAAATTCAAGTACCTTTCTTTACCTTAATTCATACGTTCTTTAAGGAATTATTCcagaaacttaaaaaaaaaaaacttgagaaTATCTAACTTACTCTCAAGACACTGTGGACCAAACATATTTTAGCATACATGTGCAACTCACATGACCAATGCAAGCAAtgtcattttttcttctatgttgcAAGTGATTCTCTCTCTCATTGTCTACCCTATCACCATGCTTATCAATATATTCAATATCCTATCCTCCCAACTTTACCAcattcacaaaaataattattgttctATCCTCTGTACTCTATtacattacaaatataatcttcctcttgtttttatataaaagaatctCAAATCGAAGAAAATACATactatttatattgaaaatcaaataaaaaaaactaaaatttactCAATGCAACATATAACACAATTTTTCTGATATTTTGGtaatataatattcaaaatacaAACTTCCAAAAAGTAAAACAGTATAATTTGTTGTTTGTGTAGTACCTTCAAACTCAATACTAGTATGCTTGCCAcccaaatcaaaatatatttaatagagTTAagcaaaaaactaaaaattaaggcAAAATATACCCACTACCTTGAATTTATCTAAAGCAAAAACTATGAAAAGATCACacaagagagaaagagaagcaaatagaagaggagaaaataagagaatcgacgaatgaaaaatagaaaagtaaagcgaaaataaaaaagtgttgaAGCATAAAAGTAAGATCTGCTTTATATATGTTGTGTCTGTGATAAGAAACAGTATATAGTGTTAGTGTGcgtaataatttaaataaaaggtttACAAGAAGAATATACGATGTTATTAGAAGACATGACAGGACATGATCCAATTTCAATTAAAGTTAGAGAAAAAAGTTGAAATCACATCAGAAAGTTGTGGGAATCACGTTGCGAAAGGAGGCACCTGGTGTAGGCATGTGTAGTGTACAGTACCTCTCTGTGCAACACGACCGTAGGATGATACGTATGTGGTTCTGTTCTGTAACTAACAatgaaagagaagagagaatCAATATGCGTGGTCATGTCATACCCTCGtctcttctctctctccattcttaaTTCCTTAACCATTACACTTCCCAATAACAGAGCAGCCTCGCTTCTGCTCTTGGTCTGGTTTTCGTAATAGCTTGGAAGTGAGTGCTGTAAAGATAAAAAGGtacacaaaacaaacaaaaactctctctttttaaaacacacaacaaaaaagaaaacattttttttaaaaaaagttaattgaaATGTAAACAAAGCACACCCTCTTGTAAGTTTATAATACAGTTCCATGATTTTCAATTAAAGGTTCTTCTTTTATGAAGCAAGATAAAAAGAAGTACACGCTTTGTTTATGATAATAGAAAATGATCATTGCTACTATAATGAAACAcagatgagaaagaaaaaaagatggGCCATGTGAaagataaaagtgaaaaatgaGTGGGAAATTAACAATACAATTATCTGAAAGTGAGTTGAATTTCTTATTGAACAGTCATAACTAACATTCAAAATgtgacatatattttaaaaaaacatggtgtatatgaatgtgtatgtcTTGAGAGAAGAAGTTTTGGTCGATCGAGGGagttttaaaatacattttttcaaaaaaagggTGACGTCATGTTGAGTATGTTTATCATTCAAACAATTAAGAAggtacatattttaataatacattttattttgttccGAAATATTGAAAAGGTATAATTTATTATGGAGGTGGTGTTCTCAGCTCAGTGTACTTAATTCCTTACACTGTGACCGTTTTATGCTTCAAGGATCCGCTTTTCTCGCTTCTTCACTTGCAGATCCCACAAAGTTtttgctctctctctctctctctttctctctctctgagGCCACTGCTTATTGTGTCATTTTCATTCTGATTTCATCACTTGTGTGACACCCCTTTTTCCACACCATCTTTCTTGTTTCTAAAGTTCAGCAAAGCCATAGGCTTACCAATTATGGGCAAGGAGGGTTATTTTGCTGGAAGATCATCAAAGAGAGGTGTAGTTGTtggaggaggtggtggtggtgctgctgctgctgctgctgatgCTGAAACACAAGCACCTTCTGGTTGCATGTGTGCTGTTTTTCAGTTCTTTGATTTCCATCCCTTTCACTTTCCCAACATAACCCAACAACAAAACTCTTTCAAACCACCCTCATGCACTTTAGAAGACCATGCCACAGTCTCCAAAGGTATTATTCTAGTTATTATTACTCATGTTTCAAACCACCCACCAActacctttttcttttcattctcatGTGGGTTTTGTGTAATTCAGGTGCTGAAGCACCTAGGAACAGCTTGGAATCAGAGGATGCTGATGGGCCTGTTTCATCTCTCTCATCAAAAGAAGAGGATTTTAAAATTCCTGTAAGTTTATCAGATTGTATGtgagttttgtttttgtttcttttatgagTTTagcttcacacacacacactcctAGTTgggtttttgtttgtttatttgtaAAGTGAGTAATGATGGCACAGCACTATGGTGATTATTTTGATCACTTGTTTTGAAAACCCAGAAGAATATTATGCAAATTAAGACAAGTGGAGGCACAAGAACAGGTGGTGGAAATTTGAATGACTTGTCTGCAGAAATCACCAGCTCCCCAGGGACAAAGACACCAACTTTGGTTGCCAGGTTAATGGGTTTGGATCTTCTTCCACACTCACcctctttttcttctccttcttcttcttcttcatgtcTTTCTGCTCCAAACACACATGGCAATGCGCCACATCTACACCACCACCACCTGAGACACAAGCAACATGTCCAAACGAAGCACAGAAACAGCATTGACAGCAGTGAGATTGCAGCCACGAGATCTTTGCCTGAGACACCAAGAATCTCCTCAGCAAGAAGATCAGATGGTGATTATTACCACCACAGACTCTCACTCCAAATCAACAAGGAAAACATGAATCTTGCCGAGGATTTAGAGCTCCCTCGACTCTCGTTTTCCAAAAGAAAGTGTGATGAGAACAATGGCAGAAGTCCAAGCCACTATGCTAGGCAAATAGTCAAACAGGTTAAGGATAGTGTGAGCAGAAAAGTTGGCCAAGACATCACCAACACTCtcaaaacaagagaagaaaattcaGGCCAACAACACAAAAGCAAAAAATCTTCCAAAACATCACCACTGAAAGCAATTGACGAAACTGAAACTAGTCCACCCAAACCACACTCAAACACATCTTCCTATTCCCCGAGGCTTAGATTCATTGACAAACACAAACCATCGCCACTCACCCCAAAAGACCAAAACATGATGAAACTACCAGCACCTCCTCCTCCTGTTAACACTCAGCTTTCGAGAGTTTTAACAAAAGCAAAGGCTCAAACATTATCGTTGCCGGAGCAGCAAGATTTTCATCAGAACAGCAAATCTGTCCCAAAATGCAAAATGGGTAGCAATGAAAAGTTCAACTCAAGGCTGAAAAGGCCTCCTCAGACATCGGACATAATCAGAAACAAACAAGAAGAATCGTTCGTGATTCGTCCCACATCGCCTACTAGAGCCAGTGACACCAAAACTGCTAAAAGCAAGAAAACTCATCCATTGTCAAGTAATCTCCTCAATAACATCAACACTGTACCAAATCTTCTTCCTGTCAAGACAGACCCTTCTCCTCCAGCAACCAAAATTCCTCCAAAACAGGTAACTCATTATTCAATCTTCaactatttcaattattttacttttttcctttttaagtCCTCTCTTTTTACCAGTCCCTACATGGGATTCCATATGTTTAACTTTTTGtcataaaaatactatttttatcaacaaaatttgctttttgaagttttaaatattcgtgtttaacttttttaagaaaaagatcaaaaaaaaaaaaaaatcaaactccGAGTTGTTgtacaaatttattttgaacattttcttaaataatcgttttttttttcgaatttaCTTTGAGTACTTTTCGAAAGATTAACTCAACTTACCCtttaaagtaatttatatatatatatatatatatatatatatatatatatttaaaagttgtGGATGATTAAAAACATGTATCGAATTTTCTTGAATGttataatttaaactaataaaaaatcattataggcttaaattttgaaatagttaTTTATCAAATTGACAGTCTTCTTATAAAGACATGTCTATAACTAAATGACAATAAAAGAAACTTCCatcttttaaattaactttttttattgttttcataaGAAGTTTTTAggaagaatataattttttaaaattaaccgATAAAAAGATGGTGTGAATTATTTCCTATTGTTTTTTGAACCACCAAAACATTAAAAATCTATGTATGTCCCAAACAGTCACAGGTGTGTGATAGTCAAGAGTCCAAAAGCAGCTCACAGTTATCTAGTTGTTCGCGCCAGAGGTACAAACAAGAAGGAACAACCACACTCGCCACCCGAGAAACATCACAGAACAAACATAACAGTGCCTCCTCCGCCACCATTGGAGCACCGCAACCTCACTCTCACACCCCACAAGAGCTTCACTACATCACAGCAATCCTTGCCCGTACAACTGCCCTAAACGTAGAGGGCACCCCCACAAACCCACCATTACCGTCCCACCAACACCACCACTGGTTCTCCCCAACCCACCCACTTGACCCATCGATCTTCTTCCACCTCGAAGCCGACAAAGATCTTAGCTTTTCCCCGAAAGAACAACTGGGTCAGCACTGGAATCGGAAGTTGGTGTTCGATCTGGTGGACGAGGTTCTGAAGGAGATCCTGCAAGACAGAGGGAAGAACGGGCTTTGGTTTTCGAAGGGTGTGGGCGGTTGTTGGCACGGTGGGAACGTTGTGGAGAGGGTGTGGAAGAGGGTGGGTGAGTTCCCACGTGCGAAGTGTGAGGTGTTGGAGGACATTGATGGATTGATTGAGGGAGAAGACATGCAGAGAGATAAAGATGGTGAAAGGttggaggaagaaggagaagggtTGGTGGCAGAGATTGAAGGGAACATATGGGACACGTTAGTGCATGAAACGGTTATGCTCACAGATTGCTTGGGAAATGTGAGAAAAGAGAAGTTATTAGATGATGATGTGAAAATATCACATGTTTGTACTGTCTCTCAATTTTAACCTAATTCTAGTACATAATTGAGTTTCAATTTATTAGTTATGTATTATTAAAgatcatttattataataatcaggaattattattcatgaaaatttttgttttttatttaaaaattgtttaaaattttctaagtTTAGGATGAATTTATGTAGTGATTTTGCAAGATGAATGAGTGTATGTAAAGTATTATAGAATAATATGTGTGATGGATGTTAGTGGAAGTAAGGGTAGAAAGGAAGGATGTCACGTGACATGGTTGAGGGGTCCACGTGCATGGGTTTGAAGTTTGAACCCTTCGATTGTAGGGTCAGAGGAAGAATTTGACCCCTCGACAAGACTGCTCTATTCATTGGTCATTAAAAGACAAGATTTGACAGAGGAATCCACGCCCcacactttctctctctatattcaattttatgtcAAGTACATATTTctagtatttttataatttcatttgcTATTTAGTTATGCTTATCTTGAGTTTGGGTTTTTAATACTACCATATTTGAAGTATCCAACCCAGGTATTAATGTAGCTAccattatataaaagattatattttttaatttatcttttagttaaatttaactactttttgaattaaaataactagtttattgtttttgtttataaaatattttttaatgattatttatttaaatttgactaCTTCGaagttaaattaattgaataaaaaacatACATTCATATAGTGCAAATGTTACAActagtaattaataaaaaaaaattaatttgtgattttttttataattttattttatttatcttttattttgtaactttttttctgctgattttaatataaatactccttttatataattataattatattaaaattattaaaacaatatttttaagacTACTCTATATAGATTTAATATAtgttagtaatattattattttaataattatcctaatttttaaatttattttttattatttcaaaaagatGGAGATGCAAATTGTGTTTCTACTTGTgcatatgaaaattattttatatttatgtttatcaaacatataaattct is a window of Vigna unguiculata cultivar IT97K-499-35 chromosome 4, ASM411807v1, whole genome shotgun sequence DNA encoding:
- the LOC114181010 gene encoding uncharacterized protein LOC114181010 isoform X1, whose translation is MGKEGYFAGRSSKRGVVVGGGGGGAAAAAADAETQAPSGCMCAVFQFFDFHPFHFPNITQQQNSFKPPSCTLEDHATVSKGAEAPRNSLESEDADGPVSSLSSKEEDFKIPKNIMQIKTSGGTRTGGGNLNDLSAEITSSPGTKTPTLVARLMGLDLLPHSPSFSSPSSSSSCLSAPNTHGNAPHLHHHHLRHKQHVQTKHRNSIDSSEIAATRSLPETPRISSARRSDGDYYHHRLSLQINKENMNLAEDLELPRLSFSKRKCDENNGRSPSHYARQIVKQVKDSVSRKVGQDITNTLKTREENSGQQHKSKKSSKTSPLKAIDETETSPPKPHSNTSSYSPRLRFIDKHKPSPLTPKDQNMMKLPAPPPPVNTQLSRVLTKAKAQTLSLPEQQDFHQNSKSVPKCKMGSNEKFNSRLKRPPQTSDIIRNKQEESFVIRPTSPTRASDTKTAKSKKTHPLSSNLLNNINTVPNLLPVKTDPSPPATKIPPKQSQVCDSQESKSSSQLSSCSRQRYKQEGTTTLATRETSQNKHNSASSATIGAPQPHSHTPQELHYITAILARTTALNVEGTPTNPPLPSHQHHHWFSPTHPLDPSIFFHLEADKDLSFSPKEQLGQHWNRKLVFDLVDEVLKEILQDRGKNGLWFSKGVGGCWHGGNVVERVWKRVGEFPRAKCEVLEDIDGLIEGEDMQRDKDGERLEEEGEGLVAEIEGNIWDTLVHETVMLTDCLGNVRKEKLLDDDVKISHVCTVSQF
- the LOC114181010 gene encoding uncharacterized protein LOC114181010 isoform X2, with translation MGKEGYFAGRSSKRGVVVGGGGGGAAAAAADAETQAPSGCMCAVFQFFDFHPFHFPNITQQQNSFKPPSCTLEDHATVSKGAEAPRNSLESEDADGPVSSLSSKEEDFKIPNIMQIKTSGGTRTGGGNLNDLSAEITSSPGTKTPTLVARLMGLDLLPHSPSFSSPSSSSSCLSAPNTHGNAPHLHHHHLRHKQHVQTKHRNSIDSSEIAATRSLPETPRISSARRSDGDYYHHRLSLQINKENMNLAEDLELPRLSFSKRKCDENNGRSPSHYARQIVKQVKDSVSRKVGQDITNTLKTREENSGQQHKSKKSSKTSPLKAIDETETSPPKPHSNTSSYSPRLRFIDKHKPSPLTPKDQNMMKLPAPPPPVNTQLSRVLTKAKAQTLSLPEQQDFHQNSKSVPKCKMGSNEKFNSRLKRPPQTSDIIRNKQEESFVIRPTSPTRASDTKTAKSKKTHPLSSNLLNNINTVPNLLPVKTDPSPPATKIPPKQSQVCDSQESKSSSQLSSCSRQRYKQEGTTTLATRETSQNKHNSASSATIGAPQPHSHTPQELHYITAILARTTALNVEGTPTNPPLPSHQHHHWFSPTHPLDPSIFFHLEADKDLSFSPKEQLGQHWNRKLVFDLVDEVLKEILQDRGKNGLWFSKGVGGCWHGGNVVERVWKRVGEFPRAKCEVLEDIDGLIEGEDMQRDKDGERLEEEGEGLVAEIEGNIWDTLVHETVMLTDCLGNVRKEKLLDDDVKISHVCTVSQF